Proteins from one Rosa chinensis cultivar Old Blush chromosome 7, RchiOBHm-V2, whole genome shotgun sequence genomic window:
- the LOC112175994 gene encoding uncharacterized protein LOC112175994 isoform X2, producing MDWGFVHKAWDKWASFSVGSSGQPLKAAILVNYDPTGPSRLLSTIVEQEGIKVNAIELSQFIDFIKCDKLHTESFIIGLNQYIVTSIHENWFCARCMNTSKPAGEGAIVMQTATFILVALYDGSIGSASRAMFAVDQFAWQLNRRNL from the exons ATGGATTGGGGTTTTGTTCATAAAGCTTGGGACAAGTGGGCTTCTTTCAGTGTTGGCTCTTCAG GTCAGCCGCTAAAAGCTGCTATACTCGTCAACTATGACCCAACTGGTCCGTCTCGCCTCTTGTCTACCAT TGTCGAACAAGAAGGCATAAAAGTGAATGCCATTGAACTGAGCCAATTCATTGACTTCATCAAATGTGACAAGCTCCATACAGAGAGTTTCATTATTGGGCTCAACCAAT ATATTGTCACATCAATTCATGAGAATTGGTTCTGTGCAAGGTGCATGAACACATCAAAACCAGCTGGTGAAGGGGCTATCGTCATGCAAACAGCAACATTTATCTTGGTTGCACT ATATGATGGTTCTATTGGCTCAGCTTCTCGTGCTATGTTTGCTGTTGATCAGTTTGCGTGGCAATTAAATCGACGAAATCTGTAA
- the LOC112175994 gene encoding uncharacterized protein LOC112175994 isoform X1: MDWGFVHKAWDKWASFSVGSSGQPLKAAILVNYDPTGPSRLLSTIVEQEGIKVNAIELSQFIDFIKCDKLHTESFIIGLNQFSWTDIVTSIHENWFCARCMNTSKPAGEGAIVMQTATFILVALYDGSIGSASRAMFAVDQFAWQLNRRNL; this comes from the exons ATGGATTGGGGTTTTGTTCATAAAGCTTGGGACAAGTGGGCTTCTTTCAGTGTTGGCTCTTCAG GTCAGCCGCTAAAAGCTGCTATACTCGTCAACTATGACCCAACTGGTCCGTCTCGCCTCTTGTCTACCAT TGTCGAACAAGAAGGCATAAAAGTGAATGCCATTGAACTGAGCCAATTCATTGACTTCATCAAATGTGACAAGCTCCATACAGAGAGTTTCATTATTGGGCTCAACCAAT TTTCATGGACAGATATTGTCACATCAATTCATGAGAATTGGTTCTGTGCAAGGTGCATGAACACATCAAAACCAGCTGGTGAAGGGGCTATCGTCATGCAAACAGCAACATTTATCTTGGTTGCACT ATATGATGGTTCTATTGGCTCAGCTTCTCGTGCTATGTTTGCTGTTGATCAGTTTGCGTGGCAATTAAATCGACGAAATCTGTAA